A genome region from Acidobacteriota bacterium includes the following:
- a CDS encoding metal-dependent hydrolase, with protein MSVKIKFLGHATFLITTPGGRKLLIDPWVMNNPACPDEDKELGSLDTLLITHGHADHFQDAIEIAKKYKPAIGCIYEIGHYLGEKGIENCQPMSKGGGQKINDVHVVMTDARHSSSLIEEGGKIWDGGEPAGFVVTFEDGQSIYHAGDTGIFYGMQLIAELYQPDLVMLPVGDLFTMGPKEAAHACKLLKAKRVIPMHYGTFPPLTGTPEEFAKLVSDQDVEVITMEAGNSYNM; from the coding sequence TCAGTCAAGATCAAATTTCTGGGACACGCAACCTTTCTGATCACCACTCCCGGCGGCCGCAAGCTGCTCATCGACCCCTGGGTCATGAACAACCCGGCCTGTCCTGACGAAGATAAGGAACTCGGCTCGCTGGACACCCTCTTGATTACTCATGGCCACGCTGATCACTTTCAAGACGCCATCGAAATCGCCAAGAAGTACAAACCGGCTATCGGCTGCATTTACGAGATAGGCCACTATCTAGGCGAGAAAGGCATCGAAAACTGTCAACCCATGAGCAAGGGCGGAGGCCAGAAGATCAACGACGTCCACGTCGTCATGACCGACGCCCGCCACAGTTCGAGCCTGATCGAGGAGGGCGGCAAGATCTGGGACGGGGGCGAGCCTGCCGGCTTCGTCGTTACCTTCGAAGACGGGCAATCCATCTATCACGCCGGCGACACTGGTATCTTCTACGGAATGCAACTGATCGCCGAACTCTACCAGCCCGACCTGGTCATGCTGCCCGTGGGCGACCTTTTCACCATGGGACCCAAGGAAGCTGCCCACGCTTGCAAGCTCCTCAAGGCCAAGCGTGTCATCCCCATGCACTACGGCACCTTCCCGCCCCTGACCGGGACTCCCGAGGAGTTCGCCAAGTTGGTCTCCGACCAGGACGTCGAGGTGATCACCATGGAGGCGGGAAACAGCTACAACATGTAG
- a CDS encoding glycine cleavage T C-terminal barrel domain-containing protein — MDLDAYQAARQSAALIDLRGRGKIRASGPDRVSFLHSMVSNDVEKLAPMAGRFNTFLTMKGKIVASFYLYKFDDDLLIDLDADLTATTIETLNKFIIMDEVELEDVSSEWAHFSLQGPSCDQAAKLLLGTAPPQAQLHLAQGAFQGRTAWVIRKADLAQDGCEVLLDSESGEDFGKAALEKGSALGIKAADDEVVETLRVEAGRPRHGAELDEGRYPMEARLNEALDFDKGCYIGQEVVAKATYIGGVARLLCRLALKGEKVPEKGAKVVNEEGRTAGSVTSAVYSPRLGHPIALAYLKKAYIEPGTMLQAVLGEDHAQAQVVESFG; from the coding sequence ATGGACTTGGACGCATATCAAGCCGCCCGCCAGTCGGCCGCGCTGATCGATTTGCGAGGGCGCGGGAAAATCCGTGCCAGCGGGCCTGATCGAGTTTCGTTTCTGCACTCGATGGTCAGCAACGACGTTGAGAAACTGGCCCCGATGGCCGGACGGTTCAACACCTTCCTGACCATGAAAGGCAAGATCGTCGCCTCTTTTTATCTCTACAAGTTTGACGACGATTTGCTCATCGACTTAGACGCCGATCTGACCGCCACCACCATCGAGACCCTGAACAAGTTCATCATCATGGACGAGGTTGAACTGGAGGACGTCTCTTCCGAATGGGCCCATTTTTCCCTGCAGGGACCGAGCTGCGACCAAGCCGCCAAGCTGCTCCTCGGCACGGCGCCCCCCCAAGCCCAGTTGCATCTGGCCCAGGGCGCTTTTCAGGGCCGCACTGCCTGGGTGATCCGCAAGGCCGATCTGGCTCAGGACGGCTGCGAGGTCCTGCTCGACTCCGAGTCGGGTGAGGACTTTGGCAAGGCGGCTCTGGAGAAGGGCTCGGCCCTGGGGATCAAGGCGGCCGACGATGAAGTGGTCGAGACCCTGCGGGTGGAGGCAGGACGCCCCCGCCACGGGGCCGAACTCGACGAAGGCCGATACCCCATGGAGGCCCGCTTGAACGAAGCGCTCGACTTCGACAAGGGATGCTATATCGGGCAGGAAGTGGTTGCCAAGGCCACCTATATCGGAGGCGTGGCCCGGCTGCTTTGCCGCCTGGCGCTGAAAGGGGAAAAGGTCCCTGAAAAAGGCGCCAAAGTGGTTAACGAGGAGGGACGGACCGCAGGGTCCGTTACCAGCGCCGTCTACTCTCCGCGCCTGGGCCATCCCATTGCACTGGCTTACCTGAAAAAAGCCTACATCGAGCCCGGAACGATGCTGCAGGCGGTGCTGGGAGAAGATCACGCTCAGGCCCAGGTGGTTGAGAGCTTCGGATGA